One window from the genome of Antechinus flavipes isolate AdamAnt ecotype Samford, QLD, Australia chromosome X, AdamAnt_v2, whole genome shotgun sequence encodes:
- the G6PD gene encoding glucose-6-phosphate 1-dehydrogenase, translated as MGSRASRADLRSGRRGLNPSTAVGPVVFLPPPNRQQTRDLGANAENSMAEQVALSRTQVCGILREELYQGDAFHQSDTHIFIIMGASGDLAKKKIYPTIWWLFRDGLLPEDTFIVGYARSNLTVADIRKQSEPYFKATPEENQRLEEFFSRNSYVAGQYDEPASFQRLNAHMNSLHHGTQANRLFYLALPPTVYEAVTKNIKESCMSQEGWNRIIVEKPFGKDLQSSDKLSNHISSLFHEDQIYRIDHYLGKEMVQNLMVLRFGNRIFGPIWNRDNIACVILTFKEPFGTLGRGGYFDEFGIIRDVMQNHLLQMLCLVAMEKPASTNSDDVRDEKVKVLKCISEVRATDVVLGQYVGNPDGEGEATKGYLDDPTVPQGSTTATFAAVVLYVENERWDGVPFILRCGKALNERKAEVRLQFRDVAGDIFQRQCKRNELVIRVQPNEAVYTKMMTKKPGMFFNPEESELDLTYGNRYKDVKLPDAYERLILDVFCGSQMHFVRSDELREAWRIFTPLLHHIEREKTQPISYVYGSRGPPEADELMKRVGFQYEGTYKWVNPHKL; from the exons ATGGGGAGTCGGGCGAGTAGAGCTGATCTGCGCTCGGGCAGACGAGGCTTAAATCCGAGTACAGCCGTGGGCCCCGTTGTCTTCCTTCCTCCGCCGAATCGGCAGCAGACCCGGGACCTAGGAGCGAACGCTG aAAACAGCATGGCCGAGCAAGTGGCCCTGAGCCGGACTCAAGTGTGTGGGATTCTCCGGGAGGAACTGTACCAGGGTGATGCCTTCCACCAGTCCGACACGCACATATTCATCATCATGGGAGCCTCG GGTGACTtagcaaagaagaaaatctaCCCGACAATTTG GTGGCTGTTCCGTGATGGGCTCCTTCCCGAAGATACCTTCATCGTGGGCTATGCTCGCTCAAACCTCACTGTGGCTGACATCCGGAAACAAAGCGAGCCCTACTTTAAG GCCACTCCCGAAGAGAACCAGAGGCTGGAGGAGTTCTTCTCTCGAAATTCCTACGTGGCGGGCCAGTACGACGAGCCGGCCTCCTTCCAGCGTCTCAATGCCCACATGAACTCCCTGCATCACGGGACGCAGGCCAACCGCCTCTTCTACCTGGCCTTGCCGCCCACCGTCTATGAAGCCGTCACAAAGAACATCAAAGAGAGTTGCATGAGCCAGGA AGGCTGGAATCGAATCATCGTGGAGAAGCCTTTCGGAAAGGACCTTCAGAGCTCTGACAAGCTCTCAAACCACATCTCCTCGCTCTTCCACGAGGACCAGATCTACCGGATCGATCACTATCTGGGCAAGGAGATGGTGCAGAACCTCATGGTGCTAAG ATTCGGTAACAGGATCTTTGGACCCATCTGGAACCGAGACAACATCGCCTGTGTGATCCTCACCTTTAAGGAGCCCTTTGGCACTCTTGGGCGCGGGGGCTATTTTGACGAGTTTGGGATCATCCG AGACGTGATGCAGAACCACCTCTTGCAGATGCTTTGCCTAGTAGCCATGGAAAAACCCGCCTCCACCAATTCCGATGATGTCCGGGATGAAAAG GTGAAGGTCCTGAAGTGTATCTCAGAAGTGAGAGCAACCGATGTGGTCTTGGGCCAGTATGTGGGGAATCCAGACGGAGAAGGAGAAGCTACTAAGGGCTATCTGGACGACCCTACGGTTCCCCAAGGCTCCACCACGGCCACGTTTGCTGCCGTGGTCCTCTACGTGGAAAATGAAAGATGGGATG GTGTCCCCTTTATCCTCCGCTGTGGAAAAGCCCTGAATGAGCGCAAAGCGGAAGTGCGGCTGCAGTTCCGGGATGTGGCCGGTGACATCTTCCAGCGCCAGTGTAAGCGGAATGAGCTGGTGATCCGAGTGCAGCCCAACGAGGCCGTCTACACCAAGATGATGACCAAGAAGCCGGGGATGTTCTTCAACCCCGAGGAGTCCGAGCTGGACCTGACCTATGGCAACAGATACAAA GATGTGAAGCTGCCCGACGCTTATGAGCGCCTCATCCTTGATGTCTTCTGTGGGAGCCAGATGCACTTTGTGCGCAG tGATGAGCTTCGGGAAGCCTGGAGGATCTTTACACCTCTGCTGCACCACATCGAGAGGGAGAAGACCCAGCCCATCTCCTATGTCTATGGCAG CCGCGGCCCTCCCGAGGCGGACGAGCTGATGAAGAGAGTGGGCTTCCAGTATGAGGGCACCTATAAGTGGGTAAACCCCCACAAGCTTTGA